A window of Dissulfurirhabdus thermomarina genomic DNA:
ATGGCGGAGCATTCGATGTGCCAGCCCGGCCGCCCGGGCCCCCAGGGGCTGTCCCAGGCGGGCTCGCCCGGCTTGCTGGCCTTCCAGAGGGCGAAGTCCGCCGGGTCCTGCTTGCGTTCGCCCACGGCCACCCGGGCCCCCGCCCGCAGTTGCTCGAGGTCGCGGCCGGAGAGGGCGCCGTAGGAGGGGAATGTCCGCACGGAGAAGTAGACGTCGCCGCCGGCCTCGTAGGCGTGGCCCTTCTCGACCAGGGTGCGGATCAGGTCGATGATCTGCGGGATGTGGGCCGTGGCCCGGGGCTCCACGTCGGCCCGGAGGACGCCCAGGGCGTCCATGTCCTCGTAGAAGTGGGCGATCTCCCGCTCGGCCAGGGCCGTGGTGTCGATGCCTTCCTCGCGGGCGCGGCGGATGATCTTGTCGTCGATGTCCGTGAAGTTGCGGACGCAGGTGACCTCGAAGCCCCGCCGGCGCAGGTGCCGCACCACGGCGTCGAAGACCACGGCGGAGCGGGCGTGGCCGATGTGGCAGCGGTCGTAGGCCGTGATGCCGCAGACGTACATGCGGACGCGGCCGGGTTCCAGGGGCACGAAGGGCTCCTTGCGGCGGGTGAGGGTGTTGTAGATCCGGATGTCCATGGCGGTGGCCCGGCCGGTGGCCGGCGTCTCACCGGCAGTTGTAAAGGGCGGATCCCGTCCCTGTCAACTCCGCGGCGGCCGCGCCGGGCGTTGAGCCGCCGCCCGCCGGCGTTTATCCTGGGCGGATGCTGGACGTCCAGGGCATCTCCTTCCGCGCGGGGGACCGCTGGCTCCTCCGGGACGTCACCTTCACGGTGCGCCCCGGGGAGCGCGCCGGCCTCGTGGGCCCCAACGGGGCCGGCAAGACCACCCTCCTCCGGATCCTGGCGGGCGAGGTCGAGCCGGAGGCGGGGCGGGTCCTCCGGCCCGCTGGCGTCCGCCTGGGCTATCTCGCCCAGGAGGTGGCGGCAGGCTCGCGCCGGACGGTGTGGGAGGCCGCTGCGGCCGCCTTCGAGGACCTGCGGCGGGCGGCCTCGGAGCTCCAGCGCGTCCACGCCGCCCTTGAGGGGGCGGGGCCGGAGGAGCGGGCGGCGCTCGTCCGCCGGCAGGGGGTGCTTTCGGCCCGGCTCGAGGCCGCGGGCTACTACCGGGTGGAGGCCGAGGTGGGGCGGGTGCTCTCCGGCCTGGGGTTCCGGGAGGCGGACTTCCACCGGCCCCTCTCGGAGTTCAGCGGGGGCTGGCTCATGCGGGCCGAGCTCGCCCGCCTCCTCCTCACCCGGCCCGGGTTCCTCCTCCTCGACGAGCCCACCAACCACCTCGACCTCGACTCCCTCCTCTGGCTGGAAGACTGGCTGGCGGGCCAGGGGTGCGGGCTGGTGGCGGTCTCCCACGACCAGGCCTTCCTCGACCGGGTGGCCGGAAAGATCCTGGAACTCGAGGCGGGGCGCATCGTCGTCTATCCCGGCAACTTCTCCGCCTGGATCGAGGCCCGCCGCCGCCGGGCCGAGCAGGCCGAGGCCGCCCGCCGGGCCCACGAGGCCCGGGTCCGGGAGACGGAACGCTTCGTGGAGCGGTTCCGGGCCAAGGCCACCAAGGCGCGCCAGGTCCAGAGCCGGATCCGGATGCTGGAGCGGATGGGGGAGGGGCCCGAGGCCCCGCCGGCCGAGGGGCCGGCCGTGCGCTTCCGCTTTCCGGCGGCCGCCCGGTGCGCGCGGCGGGTCCTCGAGGCCGAGGGCCTGGAAAAGCGCTACGGCGGCCGGCAGATCCTCGGCGGCGTGGACCTCTACGTGGACCGGGGGGACCGGGTGGCCGTGGTGGGCCCCAACGGCGCGGGGAAATCCACGCTGCTCCGGCTCCTGGCCGGCCTCGAATCCCCGGACGCCGGCCGTGTCCGGCTCGGCGCCGGGGTCGCGCCCGCCTGCTTCGCCCAGCACCAGGTCCTGGCCCTGGACGGCGGGGCCACGGTGCTCGGGGCCGTCGCGGACGTCGCGGATCGGCACCCGCCGCAGGTGGTCCGGGACCTCCTCGGGGCCTTCCTGTTCCGGGGAGACGACGTGGAGAAGCGGGTCTCGGTCCTCTCCGGCGGGGAGAAGAGCCGCCTCGCCCTGGTGCGGCTCCTCCTCTCCCCGGCCAACCTGCTCCTCCTCGACGAACCCACCAACCACCTCGACATCCCGTCCAAGGCGGTGCTCAAGGCGGCGCTGGCCGGCTGGGACGGGACCTTCGTGGTGGTCTCCCACGACCGGGCCTTCCTCGACGGGCTCGTGACCCGGGTCTGGGACGTCCGCGGGGGCCGGGTGGACGAGCTCCCCGGCGGGTTGGCCGAGGCGGTGACCCGGGGCCGGGCGGCGGCCCCGGGCCCTGCCGGTCCCGGAAAGGCCGCGGCGGCCGGCAACCGGAAGGCGCTGCGCCGGGCGGCGGCGGAGGCGCGGCGGGCGCTGGCCCGGCGGGCCGCCCCCCTCCGGGGTCGGGTGGCGGAGCTGGAGGC
This region includes:
- a CDS encoding ABC-F family ATP-binding cassette domain-containing protein, translated to MLDVQGISFRAGDRWLLRDVTFTVRPGERAGLVGPNGAGKTTLLRILAGEVEPEAGRVLRPAGVRLGYLAQEVAAGSRRTVWEAAAAAFEDLRRAASELQRVHAALEGAGPEERAALVRRQGVLSARLEAAGYYRVEAEVGRVLSGLGFREADFHRPLSEFSGGWLMRAELARLLLTRPGFLLLDEPTNHLDLDSLLWLEDWLAGQGCGLVAVSHDQAFLDRVAGKILELEAGRIVVYPGNFSAWIEARRRRAEQAEAARRAHEARVRETERFVERFRAKATKARQVQSRIRMLERMGEGPEAPPAEGPAVRFRFPAAARCARRVLEAEGLEKRYGGRQILGGVDLYVDRGDRVAVVGPNGAGKSTLLRLLAGLESPDAGRVRLGAGVAPACFAQHQVLALDGGATVLGAVADVADRHPPQVVRDLLGAFLFRGDDVEKRVSVLSGGEKSRLALVRLLLSPANLLLLDEPTNHLDIPSKAVLKAALAGWDGTFVVVSHDRAFLDGLVTRVWDVRGGRVDELPGGLAEAVTRGRAAAPGPAGPGKAAAAGNRKALRRAAAEARRALARRAAPLRGRVAELEALIQAAEAEKAGLEARLADPGLYRDGAAAREAQRAYDAVRRRLEGHYRDWESAMEALEALEAEAG